From one Streptomyces chromofuscus genomic stretch:
- a CDS encoding TetR/AcrR family transcriptional regulator yields MSDASPTPTASPAPRRSDATRTAILDAARERFATDGYERATIRAIAKDANIDPSMVMRYYGNKEGLFAAAVAVDLKLPDLDAVPRAEVGRALVSHFLDMWEDNEVLTALLRVGATNQAGAERMQQIFRNQLLPIAQKVCPDPEQVPTRAALCATQVLGMALTRYVLRFPPTTALVRQEIVAWLAPTLQRYLTAPSP; encoded by the coding sequence ATGTCAGACGCCTCCCCCACCCCCACGGCTTCCCCCGCCCCCCGCCGCTCCGACGCCACCCGCACCGCGATCCTCGACGCGGCCCGCGAGCGCTTCGCCACCGACGGATACGAGCGCGCCACCATCCGGGCGATCGCCAAGGACGCGAACATCGACCCGTCGATGGTCATGCGCTACTACGGCAACAAGGAGGGCCTCTTCGCGGCCGCCGTCGCCGTGGATCTGAAGCTCCCCGACCTGGACGCCGTCCCCCGCGCCGAGGTTGGCCGTGCCCTCGTCTCGCACTTCCTCGACATGTGGGAGGACAACGAGGTGCTGACCGCCCTGCTGCGGGTCGGCGCGACCAATCAGGCCGGGGCCGAGCGGATGCAGCAGATCTTCCGGAACCAGTTGCTGCCGATCGCCCAGAAGGTCTGTCCCGATCCCGAGCAGGTGCCGACGCGGGCCGCGCTCTGTGCGACGCAGGTGCTGGGGATGGCGCTCACCCGTTACGTGCTGCGGTTCCCGCCCACGACGGCGCTCGTCCGTCAGGAGATCGTGGCGTGGCTGGCGCCCACCCTCCAGCGTTACCTCACCGCACCGAGCCCTTGA